The genomic window TATTGTGAAGCCGCTCTGGTGGAGCAAGCCGACAACGACCTTGAACGATACGGATTTGAATTACCTGATGCTCTATCTGGAAGATCAGTACACGCTGACCAGCGAAAAGAAAATCCAGAAAGCAATCTCCATTGTCGCTGACTGCAACAAGTACCACCCCGTCCGTGACTATCTGAACGGTCTGGAATGGGACGGCACCGAGCGCATCCGTTGCGCCCTGCCCCATTTTCTCGGAGCTGAGGGAAGTGAGTTCACCTATGAATGTCTGCGGCTGTTCATGTTGGGCGCAATCAGCCGGGTGTTCAAGCCGGGAAGCAAGTTTGAAACCATGCTCTGTCTGGTCGGAGGACAAGGCGCAGGAAAGTCCACCTTCTTCCGGCTGCTGGCAATCAAAGACGAGTGGTTTTCCGATGACCTGAAACGGATTGACGATGACAATGTTTACCGCAAGATGCAGGGACATTGGATTATCGAAATGTCCGAGATGATTGCCACCGCCAATGCCAAAAGTATTGAGGATATTAAGTCCTTTATAAGCAGAGTCAAGGAAACCTATAAAGTGCCGTATGAAACCCATCCGGCAGACCGATTGAGGCAATGCGTGTTCGGCGGCAGCTCCAATACGATGGACTTTCTGCCCCTTGACCGAAGCGGCAACCGAAGGTTTTTGCCCATCATGGTACACCCGGAACGAGCCGAGGTTCATATTCTGGAAGATGAAGCCGCATCGAGGGCGTATATCGACCTGATGTGGGCAGAAGCAATGACCATCTATCGGAGTGGTTCTTTTCGCCTTACCCTCTCAAAGCAGATGAACAAGGAGCTGCGGGAGCTGCAAAAGCAGTTCATGCCGGAGGACACCAAGGCAGGGCTGATTCAGTCTTTCCTTGATAATTTCAACGGCACACAGGTCTGCTCCAAGCTGATCTATGCAGAAGCTCTGAACCATTCCTTTGACGAGCCGAAGCAGTGGGAAATCCGGGAAATCAATGAAATCATGAACAACAGTATCGAGGGCTGGACAGCATTTCCCAATCCCCGAATCTTTGCCAAGTACGGCAGACAGCGAGGTTGGGAACGAGCCGATTCCGGCAACGAGCTATCAGCAACCGGCTCTGATTTGCCGGACGGTTTTCGTGAGCTGACCGAGGAAGAAGCCCAACAGATAGAGATTCCATTCTAAAAAATCGACCCTGTTGCCGGGCTGGTTGCTATCCCGTTGCCGACCCCGTTGCCGGGCTAATCCCTTAAATCTTTTTTATTTACAAGGGTTTTAAGAGTTCTAACAACGAAAGCAACGGAGAAATCAAAGAAAAAAGCAAAAACAGTATAAGAGCCAGATAGGACAATGTTCGAGGTTTTTTGAAGCCCGTTGCCGGACTTCGTTGCCGACACACACCCTGTCTGGCTTTTTCCGTTTCAAGGAGGTATCGCATGGCACAGAACAACAAAGCAACCCAAACACCCAAAGCAAATCCGGCAGGCTCGTTCAGCATGAGAATGGGCAGCACCACCTATATCATCGGCGTTCATTTCAGCTCAGAGAGCAAGGACACCTTGGAGGACAAGATGAAGCGGCTGATGCGTGATGATGTGAAAGCAGATAATTTCTAAGGCGAAAATTGTATGCAACACTTCTGTTTTCTATCTTGACAGGAACGACCCGAAGGGAACCATTTTGGTGGAGTGCGGAAAAATGCTCCAGCGGGGTGCGCCCAAGCTGGGCAAGGACGGAAAGCCCATGAAGGATAAGCACGGCAAGGTCATCTATGAACCTTACTGCATCAAGGTTCTAAATACCATCAACTTCCGAAAATCAATGCACTATAACCCTTTTGCCTATATCCATAGCGAAAAGGACATCTTGAAGCTGGTCACGACGCTGATCGCCAATACCAAAGGCGAGGGCAAGGCTGGAGACGATTTCTGGGTAAAAGCAGAAACCTTGTTGTACTGCGCGCTCATTGGCTATATCCACTATGAGGCTCCGGTGGAGGAGCAGAACTTCTCCACCCTCATTGAGTTCATCAACGCTATGGAAGTCCGTGAGGATGACGAGGAGTTCAAAAACCCCGTAGATCTGATGTTTGATGCGCTGGAAGCCGAGAAGCCAAACCACTTTGCGGTGCGCCAGTATAAGAAATATAAGCTGGCCGCCGGAAAAACAGCCAAGTCGATCCTGATTTCCTGTGGTGCGCGCCTTGCGGTATTCGACATTGCAGAGCTGCGTGAGGTCACAGCCTATGATGAGCTGGAGCTGGACACTCTGGGAGACCGGAAAACTGCCCTGTTCCTCATTATGAGCGACACGGACGATAGCTTTAACTTTTTGATCTCCATGTGCTACACCCAGCTGTTCAACCTCTTGTGTGAAAAGGCGGACGATGTGTATGGCGGCAGGCTCCCAGTCCATGTACGCTGCTTAATTGATGAAGCCGCCAATATCGGGCAGATTCCTCGTTTGGAAAAGCTGGTCGCTACCATCCGAAGCCGTGAGATCTCTGCCTGTCTGGTGTTGCAGGCGCAGAGTCAGCTCAAGGCGATCTATAAGGATAACGCAGATACCATCATCGGCAACATGGATACTTCCATCTTCCTAGGCGGTAAGGAGCCAACCACCCTCAAGGAGCTGGCTGCCGTGCTGGGCAAGGAAACCATCGACACCTACAACACCGGAGAGAGCCGTGGTCGGGAAACCTCCCATTCTCTCAACTATCAAAAATTGGGGAAAGAGCTGATGAGCCAGGATGAGCTTGCTGTTATGGATGGCGGCAAGTGTATCCTCCAGTTGCGTGGTGTGCGTCCTTTCCTTTCGGATAAGTACGACATTACCAAGCACCCCAATTTCAAGTACACTGCCGACGCGGACGATAAGAACGCTTTTGACATTGAAGCATTCCTGTCCGCAAGGCTGAAACTCAAGCCCAATGAGGTCTGCGAAGTATATGAAGTAGACACAAAGGGCGCTTAACTTCGTTCCGCTTTTGAAGGGAGTGATCTTATCTATTCGCCGCACCTGCCCTCTACGGGCCATTGGCGTACAAAGCGGACAATCGCAAGAAAAAATAATGAAAAAGGAGGACAGCCGGAATCATGCCCCCGGAAACCGGTCGGCAGATTGTTCCGGCTTTTGTATGCCTATGAAACATGACAAACCTATTTTTTAATCAGATTCCGGCTAACAAACTATATGGCATTTTTTGAACAGGCAATCACCGTTCTTCAGACCCTCGTTATCGCGCTCGGTGCCGGTCTTGGTATCTGGGGCGTTATCAACCTCTTGGAGGGCTACGGAAATGATAATCCGGGCGCAAATGCTCATGTACGGTAAGGAAGCAAGCAACCGAAAACAAGAGATAGACCGCCAGCACTACACTATTCCGAACCAAAGACCAAAAGATAAGCATTGTGGGAAAATCTAAACTTTTGGATTTTCCTACAATGCCGACTACGGCGGAATCCCTCCCACTCCTTATATCTTTCTTTCCGTATACATTGAATTTGTATTTAGTAAATGCTATAATGTCCCTATTCAAATTATAAATGTGTTGAATTAGTTACATGTACATATTTTTTGTGCCGGAGGAAGTGAAATGAAACAAAAAATTTATCTCATTACAGGCTTAATGGCTTCTGGAAAATCTACAGTTTCCGATTTACTGGCAAAATCAATAGAAAAATGCGTCCATCTTCGTGGTGATGTGTTCCGAAAAATGATTATTTCAGGCAGAGAAAATATGTCAGCTACCCCATCAGCGGAAGCAGTCCGCCAGCTGTACCTTCGATACAAATTGACTGCTGATGCGGCAAGGTCATACTTTGACAACGGCTTTTCTGTAGTGATCCAA from Anaerotignum faecicola includes these protein-coding regions:
- a CDS encoding transposon-encoded TnpW family protein, with amino-acid sequence MAQNNKATQTPKANPAGSFSMRMGSTTYIIGVHFSSESKDTLEDKMKRLMRDDVKADNF
- a CDS encoding virulence-associated E family protein encodes the protein MTVEEVRGSLDSTDNGAVKNSIRNCLTVFQNDPKLEGAIRYNILTERIDIVKPLWWSKPTTTLNDTDLNYLMLYLEDQYTLTSEKKIQKAISIVADCNKYHPVRDYLNGLEWDGTERIRCALPHFLGAEGSEFTYECLRLFMLGAISRVFKPGSKFETMLCLVGGQGAGKSTFFRLLAIKDEWFSDDLKRIDDDNVYRKMQGHWIIEMSEMIATANAKSIEDIKSFISRVKETYKVPYETHPADRLRQCVFGGSSNTMDFLPLDRSGNRRFLPIMVHPERAEVHILEDEAASRAYIDLMWAEAMTIYRSGSFRLTLSKQMNKELRELQKQFMPEDTKAGLIQSFLDNFNGTQVCSKLIYAEALNHSFDEPKQWEIREINEIMNNSIEGWTAFPNPRIFAKYGRQRGWERADSGNELSATGSDLPDGFRELTEEEAQQIEIPF